The following are from one region of the Candidatus Deferrimicrobiaceae bacterium genome:
- the kdpA gene encoding potassium-transporting ATPase subunit KdpA — translation MDRFGWIQLGVFLGILLLLTKPLGLHLYRALDAEGKTFLDPLLKPLERFFYRLLRIDPKAEQDGKRYTVSLLAFSLVGAVFTYAVLRLQHLLPLNPQRLGPVSEHLSFNTAVSFTTNTNWQSYGGESTMSTFSQMVGLAFHNFASAASGIAVAAALVRGIARHTAKTIGNFWVDLVRIHLYVLFPICLLYAVFLVSQGMIQNFKPYESARLVEPMTVEVPKRDAQGQPVKDAKGNPVTEKQAVETQTIVQGPMASQVAIKMLGTNGGGYVNANAAHPYENPTPLSNFIQILSIFLIPSGLTYYLGRMAKNQRHGWSVWGAMAVLFLAGVLLCWWAEGAGNPRLHALGVDPAYGNMEGKEVRFGIFNSALFATVTTDASCGAVNAMHDSFTPLGGLVPLINMQLGEVVFGGVGAGLYGMLVFVVLTVFLAGLMVGRTPEYLGKKIESYDVKVSALAVLILIFDIMGFTAWAVVSQWGLAGLNNAGPHGFSEILYAFSSGTGNNGSAFAGLTANTYWYNTTLGLAMLIGRFFFIVPVLALAGNLAKKKIVPESGGSFPVSGVMFALLLVGTVLIVGVLSFFPALSLGPIVEHFLMVHSNIVF, via the coding sequence ATGGATCGTTTCGGCTGGATTCAACTCGGGGTTTTCCTGGGCATCCTCCTGCTCCTTACCAAGCCGTTGGGCCTCCATCTCTACCGGGCCCTGGACGCGGAGGGGAAAACGTTTCTTGACCCGTTGCTCAAGCCCCTCGAACGGTTTTTTTACCGGCTTCTGCGGATCGACCCGAAAGCGGAGCAGGATGGGAAGCGGTACACGGTTTCCCTCCTGGCGTTCAGCCTGGTCGGGGCCGTCTTCACCTATGCGGTCCTGCGCCTGCAGCACCTGCTGCCGCTCAACCCTCAGAGGCTCGGTCCCGTGAGCGAGCACCTCTCCTTCAACACGGCGGTGAGCTTCACCACGAACACCAACTGGCAAAGCTACGGGGGGGAGTCCACGATGTCGACCTTCTCCCAAATGGTGGGGCTCGCCTTTCACAACTTCGCCTCCGCCGCCTCCGGCATCGCGGTGGCCGCGGCGCTCGTGCGCGGGATCGCGCGGCATACCGCCAAAACGATCGGCAACTTCTGGGTGGATCTGGTCCGGATCCACCTTTACGTGCTGTTCCCCATCTGCCTTCTCTACGCGGTCTTCCTCGTCTCCCAGGGGATGATCCAGAACTTCAAGCCGTATGAGAGCGCCAGGCTCGTGGAGCCGATGACCGTGGAAGTTCCGAAGAGGGATGCCCAGGGACAGCCGGTCAAGGACGCCAAAGGGAATCCCGTAACGGAAAAACAGGCCGTGGAGACCCAGACCATCGTGCAGGGCCCGATGGCTTCGCAGGTGGCGATCAAGATGCTGGGGACCAACGGGGGCGGGTACGTGAACGCCAACGCCGCGCATCCTTATGAAAACCCGACCCCTCTGTCCAACTTCATCCAGATCCTCTCGATCTTCCTGATCCCCAGCGGTCTCACCTATTACCTGGGGCGGATGGCGAAGAACCAGCGGCACGGATGGTCGGTGTGGGGGGCGATGGCCGTCCTGTTCCTTGCCGGGGTCCTTCTCTGCTGGTGGGCGGAAGGAGCGGGAAACCCCCGGCTGCACGCGCTGGGGGTGGATCCGGCCTACGGGAACATGGAGGGGAAGGAGGTCCGTTTCGGGATCTTCAACTCCGCCCTGTTCGCCACCGTGACCACGGACGCCTCCTGCGGAGCGGTGAACGCGATGCACGACTCCTTCACGCCTCTCGGGGGCCTCGTTCCGCTGATCAACATGCAGCTGGGAGAGGTGGTCTTCGGCGGGGTGGGCGCGGGCCTGTATGGGATGCTGGTCTTCGTGGTGCTCACCGTGTTCCTGGCGGGGCTGATGGTGGGGCGGACACCCGAGTATCTCGGGAAGAAGATCGAGTCATACGACGTGAAGGTGAGCGCGCTTGCCGTGCTGATCCTCATCTTCGACATCATGGGTTTCACGGCGTGGGCGGTTGTCAGCCAATGGGGTCTTGCCGGCCTGAACAACGCGGGCCCGCACGGATTCAGCGAGATCCTGTACGCGTTCTCTTCCGGCACGGGCAACAACGGGAGCGCCTTCGCGGGACTCACCGCCAACACCTATTGGTACAACACGACGCTTGGGCTAGCGATGCTGATCGGGCGGTTCTTCTTCATCGTGCCCGTCCTTGCGCTCGCCGGGAACCTGGCGAAGAAGAAGATCGTCCCGGAAAGCGGCGGAAGCTTCCCGGTCTCGGGCGTGATGTTCGCCCTGCTGCTGGTGGGCACGGTCCTGATCGTC